The Neoarius graeffei isolate fNeoGra1 chromosome 7, fNeoGra1.pri, whole genome shotgun sequence genome includes a region encoding these proteins:
- the hadh gene encoding hydroxyacyl-coenzyme A dehydrogenase, mitochondrial isoform X2: MSEDILKKSTKGIEGSLKRVVKKKFADKPEAGEEFVQKVLRNISTSTDAASVVKGTDLVVEAIVENLKVKQDLFSALDKVAPQHTIFASNTSSIPIADIAVSTTRLDRFGGLHFFNPVPLMKLVEVIQAQGTSQETFNTLLEFSKALGKHPVSCIDAPGFIVNRLLVPYLTEAVRLHERGHGSKEDIDLAMKLGAGYPLGPFELLDYVGLDTVKFIIDGWSEMEPENPLFSPSPLLNKLVSEGKLGKKTGEGFYKYK, translated from the exons ATGTCCGAGGACATCCTGAAGAAATCCACCAAAGGTATCGAGGGCAGCCTGAAGAGAGTAGTGAAGAAGAAGTTTGCAGACAAACCCGAG GCTGGAGAGGAGTTTGTTCAGAAGGTGCTGAGGAACATTTCCACAAGCACAGACGCTGCATCAGTGGTGAAGGGCACCGATTTGGTGGTGGAGGCCATCGTAGAGAACCTCAAAGTGAAGCAGGATCTCTTCTCTGCACTGGATAAAGTGGCACCGCA ACACACCATCTTTGCCAGCAACACGTCGTCCATTCCTATTGCAGACATCGCCGTCTCCACAACTCGCCTAGACCGGTTTGGAGGGCTCCATTTCTTCAACCCTGTCCCTCTGATGAAGCTTGTGGAG GTCATCCAGGCTCAAGGAACAAGCCAAGAAACATTTAACACACTCCTCGAGTTCAGCAAAGCATTAGGAAAGCATCCAGTGTCATGCATA GACGCGCCAGGCTTTATTGTAAACCGGCTGCTCGTCCCTTACCTCACGGAGGCTGTGCGACTACATGAACGAG GTCACGGTTCCAAAGAGGACATCGACTTGGCCATGAAACTCGGAGCCGGTTATCCCTTGGGTCCTTTTGAGCTTTTAGACTACGTAGGATTGGACACAGTCAAATTTATCATCGACG GTTGGAGTGAGATGGAACCAGAAAACCCACTGTTTTCTCCAAGTCCGCTTCTCAACAAGCTAGTGTCTGAGGGCAAACTGGGCAAGAAAACCGGAGAGGGTTTCTACAAGTACAAATAA